The Montipora foliosa isolate CH-2021 chromosome 14, ASM3666993v2, whole genome shotgun sequence genome window below encodes:
- the LOC137984668 gene encoding peptidyl-prolyl cis-trans isomerase FKBP2-like gives MDFTWLTGFAILFACVSFSQAGEQDRDHLSVGIMIKPQHCPRESKDGDVLLVRYNNTLIDQTQVLPVSEFEFTLGEGQVIAGWDLGLRDMCVGELRELVVPSQYGYGEFPVGDKIPPRALLLFYVELLKISDPGEEGGKPNMFREIDVDGDGMISHSEVAGYLRREGLSHGEGEESHDAVMQEIFHEEDKNKDGFISHDEFQGLKHGEL, from the exons ATGGATTTTACGTGGTTGACTGGCTTTGCGATCTTATTCGCTTGTGTTTCTTTCAGTCAAGCCGGCGAACAAGACCGAGATCATCTTTCTGTGGGAATTATGATCAAGCCCCAGCACTGCCCGAGAGAAAGCAAAGACGGAGATGTGTTATTGGTTAGATACAACAACACTCTTATCGATCAAACGCAAGTCTTGCCTGTAAG tGAATTTGAATTCACATTAGGTGAGGGTCAAGTCATTGCCGGGTGGGACCTGGGTCTTAGGGACATGTGCGTTGGAGAACTCAGGGAGCTTGTGGTTCCCTCCCAGTACGGATACGGCGAATTCCCTGTGGGCGACAAGATCCCCCCTCGAGCGCTGTTACTTTTTTACGTCGAGCTCTTGAAAATCAGTGACCCTGGTGAGGAAGGTGGCAAACCAAACATGTTCAGAGAGATTGATGTCGATGGAGATGGGATGATTTCACACTCAGAG GTTGCAGGGTACCTGAGGCGAGAGGGACTATCGCATGGCGAGGGCGAAGAAAGCCACGACGCCGTGATGCAAGAAATCTTCCACGAAGAAGACAAGAACAAGGATGGCTTCATTTCTCATGATGAATTCCAAGGATTAAAACACGGAGAGCTATAG